The sequence below is a genomic window from Selenomonas ruminantium subsp. lactilytica TAM6421.
ATGGGTTAATCACGAAATCGTAACGGGTGTTATCGTCTACGGGGCAACAGGGGATCTGTTGTCCACTGTATTTTCCATGGCCGGAGCCATTTTCCCTGACAAAGTGGAAGGCCGTCCCGGGGCTAATTATTGGAGCTGGCGGGCCAGGCATCGGGGCTGGTCCCACTGGCCGGTTATCTATATTGCCATCTATGCCCTGATGCAGCTGGGCTTCCTGCCCCAGGGGGCTGATGCAGAGAAGGGCGTATCGTTTGTCTGTATCGGCGCCCTGCTGCATATTGCGGAAGATGCTGTCTGCGGCAAGGTGCCCTTCCTTTTTCCATGGCAGAAAGTCGGCATAAAACTATTCAAGGTGGGGTCCGTTACAGAATATTTATTTTCCATGGCTTTAGTCATCGGAATCTATATCATTCACGTTAAACTTATGCTAAAATAAAAGCAAATAAATATGAATAATAACATGGGGGCGGTAAAGATGGTACGCGGCACAGCAGTTAAGGGCAGGCCGAATAAGATCATGCGGCTGTTGGCGGAGAAATATCCCACCAAGGAATCTGTATATGAGCAATTGATTTATTTGCAGTCACGGCTGTCCCTGCCTAAGGGCATTGAGCATTTCATGAGCGATCTGCATGGGGAGTATGCGTCTTTCTTTCATATCCTCAACAATTGTTCCGGGGTTATCCGGGAGAAGGTGGATTATGTCTTCGGTGAACGGCTCAGTGAGGAGGAGAAGGCAGAATTCTGTACTTTGATCTATTACCCGAAAGAAAAGATTGAGCAGATTACCAATGACCATAAGAATACGCTGGAATGGTACAGGAAGAATCTGTCACAGCTTTTGGAGCTGTCCAAGCTCATGAGCTATAAATATCCGGCCTCCAAGGTCTATGGCTTCATCCCGAAACGGTATGAGTCGGTTATCGTCGAGCTCATGAACACCCGGCCTGAGGCGGATAATGCGCAGTTTGTCTATCATAAACGGCTGCTCAATACCATTGTGCAGATTGACAGCGGGGCGGATTTTATCGAGGCCTTTACGGTGCTCATAAAGCGGCTGGCGGTGGACCGGCTCCATATTGTGGGCGACTTCTTTGATCGGGGAAATCGGCCGGATGCCATTTTGAATCTGCTGATGAAGCATCCTTCGGTGGATATCCAATGGGGCAATCACGATGTGCTCTGGATGGGCGCGGCACTAGGCAATGAAACCTGTATCGCGGCGGTGGTGCGCAATTCCCTGCGCTACAATAATACAGATGTATTGGAGCGGGGCTATGGCATCAGCCTGCGCCCCTTGACCACCTTCGCTTCCCGCAGCTATCCGGATGCCAACCCCATCAAGGCTGCGGAAAAGGCCA
It includes:
- a CDS encoding metal-dependent hydrolase — its product is MKWVNHEIVTGVIVYGATGDLLSTVFSMAGAIFPDKVEGRPGANYWSWRARHRGWSHWPVIYIAIYALMQLGFLPQGADAEKGVSFVCIGALLHIAEDAVCGKVPFLFPWQKVGIKLFKVGSVTEYLFSMALVIGIYIIHVKLMLK